A genomic window from Diospyros lotus cultivar Yz01 chromosome 2, ASM1463336v1, whole genome shotgun sequence includes:
- the LOC127794788 gene encoding uncharacterized protein LOC127794788, protein MEISGMMQGARLASFQESLSLDPPRSLADLFAKQGGSAVINKIPDAIRSGTTIQNSFTKKAVYKPQPVEKLEVIRLCESKLEKEAHVGSQLPEKLKHEIVVCLKENMDIFAWAPADMPGINPKVICHHLNVDPHFKPMHQKKQNITPDKLVALKEEVDKLLEAGFIREVLYPDWLANVVMVKKSNDECTMEAYVDDMIVKILEQESHVKKLSQAGKKFEWTEQCQKSFEALKEYLKEVPLLTRPKIGETLYVYLGISERAISAVLIKKEGQSDRPIYYVSKVLQGPETRYPFAEKVVLALVNAARKLRPYFQAYSIIVWTDQPLRSVLQKPECSG, encoded by the exons ggtgggagtgcagtcatTAATAAAATTCCCGACGCCATAAGGAGTGGGACAA CAATACAAAATTCTTTCACCAAGAAAGCCGTATACAAACCTCAACCGGTTGAGAAATTGGAGGTTATACGATTATGCGAGAGCAAACTAGAAAAGGAAGCGCACGTCGGCTCACAATTACCTGAGAAGCTAAAACATGAGATAGTAGtatgtttgaaagaaaatatggacATCTTTGCTTGGGCACCAGCTGACATGCCTGGTATCAATCCAAAAGTAATCTGTCATCATTTAAATGTGGATCCTCATTTCAAGCCTATGCATCAGAAGAAGCAAAACATCACTCCTGACAAATTGGTAGCTCTAAAGGAGGAAGTCGATAAGTTGTTGGAAGCTGGGTTCATCCGAGAAGTATTGTATCCAGATTGGTTAGCGAATGTGGTAATGGTCAAAAAGTCAAATGACGAATG TACAATGGAGGCTTATGTGGACGATATGATTGTGAAAATTTTAGAGCAAGAGTCACATGTAAAGAAGTTATCCCAG GCtgggaaaaagtttgagtggacagaGCAATGTCAGAAGTCATTTGAGGCATTGAAAGAGTACCTGAAAGAAGTCCCCCTATTGACACGACCAAAAATTGGGGAAACATTATATGTGTATTTGGGCATAAGTGAAAGAGCAATAAGTGCAGTGTTGATTAAGAAAGAGGGACAATCGGACCGACCAATATACTATGTCAGTAAAGTTTTACAAGGTCCAGAAACGCGTTATCCTTTTGCAGAAAAGGTAGTCCTTGCCTTGGTGAATGCTGCTCGAAAGTTAAGACCCTACTTTCAGGCTTATTCCATCATTGTGTGGACGGATCAACCACTGCGAAGTGTCTTACAAAAACCAGAGTGTTCTGGTTGA